Genomic window (Phragmites australis chromosome 21, lpPhrAust1.1, whole genome shotgun sequence):
taaaaaattagatttatgCAAAAAACTAAAAGactacagccttatccttgatctacccatATGCATCTAATATTCACCCCTTGAGGTAGGATTTGCTGAGTAActtatgtactcacgcttgctaaTTATAGACCCAAATGATCCAGAGGCCGACTTCGTCgaaaaggaagatgaagaatagagAAGCTGGTTTCGTCcgcactcaagctgcctgtagggtATGGGTCGTTTTTGCGTTGTTTCCGTTGTGCTATAATGGTTTGTTAAATTATACATACGGGTCTTTATTGTAATGAATTATGTGTTTTACCTTATTATCGTACTTAATCGATGTATGTCTATGATGTTTATTTATGTTAGTAAtttgtgcgtatcagctactgatCTAGTAACTGTTATGAGCTACACGAGATGATCTAAAGGAGAGGTGCGACATCATGACTCTTTCCAAATCCTTCTGGGCCTTTCCCAAATGTTTCTTAGGACTTTTGAGGACTCGATTGGCCCAGTCATGCAATTCGGCATGCATGCAAACTTGCTGAGCACTTCTGATTTAAATTGTTGTCGTTCCCAAGCCTGCTGCGCTTCTTCAGGAAAATTCTCTTCACTGAACCATTTTGCCTCAAATCTGTTGGGTCCCCAAGTCATGCATGAGCTTATGGCCCATGGGCCAGCCAGCGTCAATCAGGTGGGGCAGTGAGGCCGAGGTGGCGGAACCGccggtgatgccgtcggcgcgCGGCGGTTAGCCATCCCCTTGCTTGCTTGGTGCCGCCGTCGCTTTCCTTTTCCTTGtgcggagaggagaggagaggacaggagggagaggagaggagaggagagaatcAACCGATcagtgaggtgaggtgaggtctGAGCCCAACCATCTCAATCCCAACCCCATCCTGCCGATGATTTCAGGCCACAGCTCTCGTCTCGTCGCATCTCCGTTACCtgcctgctctgctctgctctgctctgctccagGCGCGCGAGCGAGCAGCAACAAGGAGGGCAACTCCGCGCACCAAATTCCACGCCATGGCAACGACCGCCATGATTGGGATTCCCGCCTTTCCCCGTAGCCACCACCCGCTCTCCGCTCGCCCCCGCGCCACGTCGCCCGCCGCCTCCTGCACGCTTCCCCGATGCAGACTGCTGCTCACACGCCATTCTTCTTGTTCCGCCTCCTCTGTCCCTCCGCCCCGTGGCCGTCCAACAGCAGCATTCAAGCGCACCACTTCCGGCAGCACCAACTTCATGGGTCCACCTCACAATGGCACCGCCACGCTTCACCGATCATCATCGTCCGACCTTCGCCAGCGCCTGATCGTCCCCAACTCCACCTCCGGTGCCAGTGCCACGCCCAGTTCATCCGGACTGCTGTCCACTGTGAGGACATgcttcattttctttctttatgcTCGATCTTGCCAAAAATCTTCTcttttcccctcccctctctctctctctctctctctctctctctctctctctcctgaaATCCATTCCACTTTCAGGTTCTTGGCGTTGCGCACCTGCTCGTGTCGCTGGGCATCGTGCTCGCCACCGACAAGTTCCTCAAACAGGCCTTCGTCGCCGCGTCCATCAAGTTCCCAAGCGCCCTCTTTGGCATGTTCTGCGTCTTCTCCGTGCTCGTCGTCTTCGACACCTTCGTGCCTGCTCTCGCCAAGGGCTTCATGGATTTCTTTGAGCCCGCCACCCTGTTCATCCAGAGGTGGCTGCCCTTGTTCTATGTCCCGTCGCTGGTCGTGCTGCCGCTTGCGGTCAGGGATGTCCCAGCTGCTTCGGGCCTCAAGATTTTCTTAATCACTTGTATGTATTCTTCCCGATCATAaatttctctcattttttctcTGCATAAATTTAGTTAGTAGCTAGACTTTGGTGCTGCTACCTGTTACTAGTCAGCATCCCCTGCGCTGCATATCAAATTATGATACTGTAACACTGTATTACTTCCGGATCTAGTTTTTCAACCTGCAACCACTAGTAAACAACATATTGGCAATTGAAACGTATGTGTATCTAGTAATACCATCACAATCCATGTGTTGTGTTTAGCTACTTATGTGACATGTGTGCACACGAAATACATGCTAGTGAAGGAATTATATTTGATCACATCCATACAAGATTGATTTTATATTCTGCATTTAGTTGTGCCCTTGCAGTGCAGATTttcattttcccaaaaaaatgtGGAACATCTATTGTTATATGGTTTtaattttgctttcttttctgtTCTAGTTGGTGGCTGGTTTGCTTCACTCGCGGTTGCAGGATATACCGCACTAGCTGTGAGAAAACTTGTGAAGACACAGCTTATACCAGCAGAGCCCATGAGCAAACCATCTCCTTTTTCGACATTCGAAATTTGGGCATGGGCTGCTATCTTTGTTGCATCATTTGGTGTTGCATATTTCAATCCCACAGCACTTGGTACCACAGCAAGAACATGTCTTCCTTTCCTGCTCGCTTCCACTGTACTGGGATACATGGTTGGTTCTGGGTAAATATGCTCGTATAAACTCAATAGGATGCAAAGTATGCACACAGTTTATTCTATTTACCTGACGACCTGGTACGTTTCAGGTTACCATCTGGTGTCAAGAAAGTGTTACATCCAATCATCTCCTGCGCGCTTTCTGCTGATTTGGCTGCTGTAGCATATGGGTACCTCTCCGGGTCTGGAATTGATGCTGTGCTAGGTTTATATGCTAAACCCTAATACTCCTACATTTAAATTGCGAATTCTTTAGTTTCAGAAGAGTTGTCTTGAAAGCTGAAAACATTGTTGCAAGTGTGACAGTAGAGATTACCGTGCATCAAGTAACATTAGTACATAAACGGAGTATCATACTGCTCTCAGAAAAGTGGCGCCTCTCCAGGTGATTACCTTACAAAGGCGCCCTCTAATCCTGGAGCTGGTGATGTTCTAATGGGTTTCCTTGGGTCCGTGATCATATCATTTGCATTCTCAATGTTCAAGCAGAGAAAGGTACTACTGATTAACTGCAGCTAAGTAGCGTGGTTATTCTGAGACATTAGCTCTATTTTCCTGCCGGTGCCTGCTGTCTAGTTGCTAACTTGTTTTTGTTCTGGACTTCAGCTCGTAAAGAGGCATGCAGCTGAGATTTTCACATCAATCGCCATTGCATCGACATTCTCGTTGTACTCAACTGCTGTCTTAGGGCGCCTGATAGGGCTAGAGCCGACGTTAACCATATCGATACTACCAAGGTGTATTACTGTGGCGCTGGCTTTGAGCATAGTATCTTTCTTTGAAGGTAAACCTTAGCCTGCATTCTCCtgtgtattattttttattttttctgtagTAGATATGAGGAGGAGAGTGGGTTAGGTGTGGAATTTTTCTGTTAAATCCTGGGCTATGACTTTGATGATTAGTTCCCTTGTATTCAGAGGCAAGTTAACAGTAGGTCAATTAACTCGATTCCTTAGGAAGAGCTGAATCTTGTTGCCATCTGTCTTTGCTTGGTGAACGATTcatggctttttttttttctggtggTTCAGGTGTAAACTCTTCACTAACCGCTGCCGTGGTTGTCCTTACCGGGCTCATTGGTGCGAATTTTGTCCAAGCAGCTATGGATAAACTTGGTCTGAACGACCCGATCGCCAGAGGAATAGGGACAGCTTCCAGGTAATTTGCTCGTCCTTCTACTTTACTCTGTGACTGTGAGCATGATCAGGTAGCAGGTACTAATCTTGTTTGGTTGATGGAGCAGTGCTCATGGACTGGGAACAGCAGCACTGTCAGCCAAGGAGCCTGAAGCGCTCCCTTTCTGCGCCATCGCTTACGGTCTCACGGGGATTTTTGGCTCGCTGATTTGCTCGGTTCCAGCAGTGAGGCAGAGCTTGACATTCATAGCCGGGTGACGAGTCGTTGGTCAAGTCACCTGTAAAAAACTCTTGTTCAGAAGATGGCAAAACAATATGCCACTGTGAAAATTTTGGGTCAGAGTGTAAAAGTTTACTCCCATATTGCATTTCACCTGTTGCCATGCTAGACAGAGATGGATTCATTCTGCTGTTTGAGACATCAGCTATTTCTCAAAGTAGAGGCAATTTGCAGCATGCAATTGGATGAATGAACACAGACGCAGTAGTGCAGTACTCAATCAGTGAAGGAGTGCTGAGGGTGGCAGTCCACTCGGTGGCCACCGCCCGTATGTATGTAGGTGAGGTACCACCAATCCAGCAGAGAGCAGACAGAGCAAGATTCTCAGCTCACACAATCAGAGCTTCGTGGACCTCTTATACACTTATTCCTACTCTATTTCTCTTCTTAATTGAAAACCTGCTGATTCTCTATTTCTCTTCTTAATTGAAAACCTGCTGATTCTCAACTCACACAAAGAGAGCTTCAGCTCACACACAGACACAGTCCACACTCCACTGCCTGCAGTAGCAATACCCCCAGATCCCGCTGACATTCTCCTAGCCAAGCGTGCCGGCGATGAGGAAGACGACGGTGACCTCCACCTCCACAGGCACAGGgacaggaggaggtggtggcctCAACCTCAGCGTGAAGTTGAACGTGGTGCTGCTGCTGTCGGTGGTGGCCACCAACCTGGTATCCCTCTACCACCTCTCCCTCCGCGCCGCCGCTCCTCCCTTCcctccagcaccagcaccagcagcagATCCACCAAGATGACCAGGAGCTGGCCCGTCAGCTGGACGCCATCCGCGCGGGAGTGTCGCAGCTGAACCACCTCCGCTCCTCGTCCCCTTCGCCGCTGCCTCCCCCGCCGGAGCTGCTCCTCTACTCCTGCCTCGCCCCCGTCGCCTCCGCCTGCTCGGCGCATCCGGACCTCCTCCACCGCTACATGTCCTACGCCCCCTTCGCGCCCTGCCCCGACGACACCCTCTCCCTCGCtgagcccctcctcctccgcggaTGCCACCCGCTCCCGCGCCGCAGGTGCTTCTCTCCCACCACAGCATCGTCCGCGTCCATGCTCATGCTCCCCACCGACCCCTTCTCCCCGCTCCCCGACGCCGCCGTCCGCTGGCCCAAGGACGGGAAGGGCACATCTTCTCCTGCCTGCCGCTGTCGCTGGGCTTCGACGTGGCGCGCACGGAGGCCACCCGGTTCCTCTGAGCGCGGGGGGCCCTGGACCTGACCGCACCGCAGCTGCTACGGCTGGCGTCGCTGAGTCGCGCGGGGCCCATCAGGCTCGGGCTCGACATCGGCGGCGGCACGGGCACTCTGGCGGCGCGGCTCAAGAAGCTAGCCAACGCCACCGTCCTAACTACAACGATGAACCTGGGCGCGCCCTactcggaggcggcggcggcgcccagGGTGGTGCCGCTGCACGCGCCGCTGCAGCAGCGGTTCCCGGTGGGGGACGGCACCATGGACGTGGTGCGGGCGGGGCACGCCATGAACCGGTGGATCCCGGAGGCGGCGCTGGAGTTCCTGTGGTACGACGCCGACAGGGTGCTGCGCCCAGGCGGCCTGCTCTGGGTGGACCACTTCTGGTGCCGGAGGAGCGACCTGGAGGGCATCTACGCCGCCATGCTGCGGGAGCTCGCCTACAAGACCATAAAGCGGGCCGTCGACGACAAGGCCGGCAACAGTGGGAAGGACGTGGTGTACCTCACCACGCTGCTGCAGAAGCCATTTTTCACTTAGTTTCAGTCAACaaacattttttaaaattaatttaaaatCTTACAACTATTTAAACACatgttaaaaaattacaacttcTAATACTCATTTAAAAACCTATAATTATTTTAACATatgttaaaaaaactataattttcttACCGCGAGTCCACATGTAATCCTCTCGCAATAAATACGCCTACGGTTAATACTCATATTACATGCTACAGAGGATGACATATGAATTTATAGtaagaaaattatatttttttataatatgtgtTAAAATAATTATAAGTTTTAAAATGAGTACTTGAAATTATAGTTtctataatatatattaaaatagttatattttttaaaaaaaatatatttttaaggtAAAGGAACAAACACTTTCTGCAGCTCAGCTGTCTGAATCGATGTATGTATTGCGTATCCGAGATGAACggtaaaaatccaaaaatagaccATATATATAAGCgtatttgtcaaaatagataacatattagtgtatttataattttagcatccatattcgacaccttatttaccgaaaaACGATTTTCGCTACACTGTATCCTGAAAATACGTGGGCTCGAACATATTTGACACATCGTGTACTGAATAtcaactgtattcggcacaccgtgtgccaaatatgGTCGGGCATGATCGTCGCGTCTTTGTCGCTTCACGCCTCATAGGGTCTCGTCGAGTTTTATGCTGCCGGTGCTTTCGGCTCGGCGGGTTGTGTTGGTGTTAAGTGTGTTGCTTTCTGCCTTTTGTGCTGAGTGCGTCGCTTGCTACACGCTATAAGGTGCatggtgaggaggagcagcaaaggcagcGCAATGTAGCACGAGGCGAGCAGCGGAGCTCAGGCGAAGAGCAGCAGTGCAGCGCGAGGTGAGGAGTAGTAGCACGAGGCGAGGAGGACCAGCAACGCGAGGAGAGGAAGCTCAGCAGCGCGAGATCATATATAGTAAGTATTTATATTATGTAGGTAATTAGTACTTAgattattaataataattagagtaagtacATTGTTTAATCCATTCAATTAGATTTgttaaattagagtacttagattaggtatgtaattaatacttagattagtaataattggagtaagtagattatttaatgtGTCCAATTACATTTGATAAAtaatattaagttgataaattagagtaattagattatttgaatagtttgattatatgaatttaattagtcagtgtaattacaTTATTGATTTAGTttaatcagtgtaattagattatttccttAATATAATTATATGCATGTCATTAACCAGTATCATCAGAGTATTTATGTAATTTAATCAGAGTTATTAGATTTATATAATTAATAGGAGTAATTAGTTTAACATAACTAATTTtattaattagcttaatcacttagattaatgtatttattatttatcgaggggCGTAATTAGTTATGTATCgtatatacatctaagtagttattttattacatatatgtttgtttagcagatacgctatgactatccatatttattatgaagaACGTCCCGCTATTTTGCACAGGAGGCTTATATCAATttagaactgccagcacataaAGAGTACTGTTGAGCTACCTATTTACCTAGATggtctgaaatcacatgttatgagcgttttgcgtgtgaaccaacAGTCCTATAATATTGTTctagagggtgtgcggccacggttgttccaaacagctcgaTCGTTGTCTATACGTTATTCGAGATAAGAAGGAACAACGTatgagctttgtactcacacaagGTATTAGAGGAGAATTTTGAAATGGGAGTATACGTAAACATAatgtcacgactggtgcaagatGATACAGTGACTAGCGTGAAATGATCAGGccagcatgtgatgcatgaagaggagggagggcatgtcggggagggcagttccggtacagagggagctagagtggacccttctgaggtagatgcaggatgtatggatgatgaagccggtggtagcggggatgaagaagctgctgacaacaaTGACCCGGTGCTGGAGAttcagtactttcgtggtgctgggCCGCTGGATTGAATCGTCATTGAGTATAACATcatatctaactggggataccagaatagtgaCATCCAGGTCGGACAACGATTTCGTAAcgaggaggaggtcatccactttattagtaGCTAtactgtaatcacaagaagggatcACAAATACGCCCGATCTAACCCCACAAaatatgaggtcaggtgtatcaagcacatgaattatCCTTATTTCATACGAGCATataagccaaaatatgagaGCTATTTCGTGCTCaatagacacaccccacatacatgtaGCGAAGATGCTACTAGGAATGTGAGACACACtgttgatgcaaggttcatagCCTAACTCCCCATCACCCTAGTTGGCACAAACATTTGTTTATCGCcaaggtgcagactaagacgggtatgctgatcaattactaccacgtgacgagcgaagcagaaggcattgaagataTTGTTTGAaagcttcgaagagtcttacaactatgctctgaggctgttgcagaagattgccatgacgaattcAGGGACTCAGGGaaccatggcggatgagccgatcaagctggaggatgggtcatacagtaGCACTAATCGATACCTCATTATGTTTTTTTGTTCCTTTGCACAatgtatcgaagctttcagacttTGCAAGCcggttgtatgtgtggataccatatTTCTTAGCGGTAAGTACCATGGTAATCTTATGACAGCGATGAcagcggatgcaaataatcagatcattcctcttgCGTTTGCAatagttgagagtgagaacaatgatagctagttgtggttcctcaccttggtgagaaCGCGTGTCGTgggcaatagggaacgagtttgtatcatctcagaccgcaacaagggtcttctgcatgcgttggacgtgcgGCATGACatcacaaactactccattgcatagcctgatgtggagagaaggtggtgcatgcgacacttggacgcaaacctgtacacaaggtaccacaacaagggtcttgtaaAGATGTTCCAATAGTTGTGCCTTTAGAACCAGTAGGCGAAGTTAAACGAGATATGGAGaaagttaaatgagaccactcacaagatgatggcagagcagGAAGCACAGTGAACCATCTGCGAACGCAAATGGTGGGGGCCTAAATTATCtttagccgttcacgtgctacgtttagccagtggatagcgggaaagcTAGCGGAGCATTTGGCCATAATCCAGGACACTCACAGTGTCAGGTTAGCACATAGCATTTCGATGGTTGTATTTTACTCTTGCTTATGCAAATAtcccttctaaaattattatcTCTCATGTTAGGTataccatcatgacaacgaacataacAGAttcgttcaacaatgtcctaaagggtgtacgcgacctcccgttgtgtgccatcattgagctcacattctatagaacggctgactacttttgagaccgtggtatagctgtaatggagtgcagcacgcggttcgcacctatggaggaaatcatatccagaaggaggaataaGGCACATTTTCATCGTACTAGGATCTACGACCgggccaacaatgaattcgaggtcatgtgtCGCCGCCGGTatacttcagggtatagcgcgggggacaccgtgcaacaatgtcaaattggtcctcacgaggtgaagtgcacatgcaataagccaaaattgcaccatatcccgtgcttCCATGTCTTTGCCGCTTGCAGAGACATGGAtggcaatgacggatcacagtacgtatcaccgtacttcacgatcgatgcattaaggagcacatggcttcaaaAGATGTGTTCCTTCAACATCGAaagcagctacaaagcaatcgagtggcttaagtgggtaccttatcctcGAGCACGACAcacggatcctggaaggcctagagcaaggtgacatggatataGCATATGTTGTTGATGACCTACGTAAGTGCAAAATTTGCAAGCAAtctggccatgacaggaggacttatCCGACGCAGCAGTAAACTATTATGGTATGATCGAACTctattgtattagagttgttgcaattttgttttttttatgaagtTAGTCACAAACATGGTTTGTATTATAAATTGTTATTCGCCTATTCGTTGTtctacctattttgtaatatatcgtaaGGGTACTAGCATCACATAAATGTTCATGTAATATATGGTACACGTAATAGCTGTTGCCTTAcgttgttttttttattgaaccatgaagcttgaaatcattatcatggctcacGGTCGTCTTCCTGAGCTTCATCAGCTGCGGTACAATAAGAACCACAGAGGaaagatgattttcacaggaCAACATGTACAACGATTATACGTGCTTTTTAATTGCCACGATAACTTGTTACTTACtcaatacatgtattggatacctttgcaGTTGGTTCCATTACGTATCAGGAGTGtacacaagattaaggagttagaccctcgatttcacgagccactcgcacggacAGGACTACTGCCGTTAGCTCTCATGATGaccggagctcccatggcgggTTGTTGCAGGACTCCCCTCCTGCCGATTGAAGTGTCACTACTCgtaggtctcgtcgaccgctggcatcctgagacgcacacgttaCACTTTTCTTCTGGTGAGATGGCTGTAACTTTGAGGGATGTGACCAGCAAAGGAGTAGTAGAAGAGTTACTTTCAGACCagataattatttattatgtaatgcacttcatatATTCTAGTGTTATTCATGCTTCATTGAGtttctgcatcttgtaggtttggtgtgaaatatgacatgaaggatgttggcctctccatgtcctgaaTTCATGGGCTACCACAGTTCGGTCTAtgcccaccggatgcggacgaggctacAATTATGCAGCATTATGATGTATACTTGTATATCATgctgggaggcatcatgttctacaACACCGCAGGCGATTATGTCCTCCcttatattgtatggttagcgggtCAGCTCGCCTTACGTTCTTATGAAacgacatcttacagttggggatctgttATGCTCGCTGCTAcgtacaaaggattgtgtgccgAAACCCAGCGGTCAAATAAGACGGGATCTGTTTcaggctgcctacacctcttacagctatggagctgggagtacctcccagTTTGTCGATCATAGGTGAGCAAGAGCTATTATCTAGTCCCTATCTCCGATGGCGTAGCAAATGACTTGAGGCCTACTAAGGGGTATCGGTGGTTTCATGCTAGGCTGAGATGGACTcaccagcaagaccatggtaactactcccaGGTGATTAGTGATCTGGACGTCCTCAGTgccgatctcgtggagtggggtccatggcgtatggcacgagtgacCGAAATTGCGACTGGAGGCCTCATCACACCCTCTTGTTTACgtgactcagacttatggatgaccagataCTTCTTGTTGTATATGAACAACATGGAAATATATTCTTCTGAGCATGTATATACGCAGTTCGGGCATCGACAATTGGTGCCAGTACCTTCCCCATGAGACGCTGGACGGgtgcacgagtaagtgtgttattgtatgtaTCATTATTACATTAAATGATCCATATTaagaaattataactgtttatgtcacatATAGGAGAAGCGCACAGGGGACCGTAGGGATGCAAGATTGGTCATCCATTATTTCTGAGCACATAAACAGGTGAACAGAGTCAGCCGCGGTGGTTGTCGTCAttcctgctggacaatacgacgacagaatgtactgggagtacctttcgtgaTACCGTTCCTGCACACATGCTATCTTACTCTGCGAACTTGTAGAgccagcccccagacccttccccgaggatcgtgcccgccttCTTCCTGTTGTGGTAAGTGGTGCGGTACTTctaacgattttcattagtATTACACCTGTATTATTGACATGACCCTCATTTTATATAGACCGAAACGACATACAAAAGCATACACAAgcagagcaagcttgtggggaagcaagcgtgtcggaggattaactcctgtcgcagggatcccgagagacccctttttagagattcgaccgggggatgatcctgaataagttcgccggagaaatgaatgagagtaaatgcaacggccggtggatgggggtgatgatctagtgcaaagaggagtaaatgcactgaaaatttagacaggttcgggccgcacgggggcgtaataccctactcctgtatggatgtaataattgtcctgaggaagtccctcaaggatgttgccgGTTACaaaaatattgtgtctaactaagagcttgaggctccttgttcttgggcagggactatggttcggttcttggtgcttttgtgttcgatgcttgcggtctcttgaaCGTCTCGGATGTATCTTGGGTCTCGGATTGGGTTGGGTTCTCTTCGTCTATTTTTTGAATCTATCTTtctcttctgtgccgccggcccttttaagcactcgccggctgcggcatgccccaaacgggaaggggggggcacaagttccaagacaccatgactggaaaaggcgtcatcatttcttctgagtgaagtgaccggggggtggaaaacgcggcgcacgcccagtcacctgtcaccataaacgccctggtaacaggcgccgtagagagggcccaccgggcagccacagagcaacccggtgtgcccaccctgtcttgttccttgCCACAGCAGGATGGCgaacggaacgccttgatcctggcgatgttatcccaagacacaccgaatgatacgggacgggacccgtgcaattaatggccccacgcctctctgccaaacaatggcagggactgacactgcggcgggagtaGTTGGGGATGTCaagccacgcacgctcattaaatgcgccATCGGACCTCTGActaattgacacctcatcggcgggcccctcgggggcctttctgggtcgtcggggcaccgagtgctcgggggtactgttcacctccccgagcactctctcccgagaatgcctatcctt
Coding sequences:
- the LOC133903309 gene encoding plastidal glycolate/glycerate translocator 1, chloroplastic-like; amino-acid sequence: MATTAMIGIPAFPRSHHPLSARPRATSPAASCTLPRCRLLLTRHSSCSASSVPPPRGRPTAAFKRTTSGSTNFMGPPHNGTATLHRSSSSDLRQRLIVPNSTSGASATPSSSGLLSTVLGVAHLLVSLGIVLATDKFLKQAFVAASIKFPSALFGMFCVFSVLVVFDTFVPALAKGFMDFFEPATLFIQRWLPLFYVPSLVVLPLAVRDVPAASGLKIFLITFGGWFASLAVAGYTALAVRKLVKTQLIPAEPMSKPSPFSTFEIWAWAAIFVASFGVAYFNPTALGTTARTCLPFLLASTVLGYMVGSGLPSGVKKVLHPIISCALSADLAAVAYGYLSGSGIDAVLGDYLTKAPSNPGAGDVLMGFLGSVIISFAFSMFKQRKLVKRHAAEIFTSIAIASTFSLYSTAVLGRLIGLEPTLTISILPRCITVALALSIVSFFEGVNSSLTAAVVVLTGLIGANFVQAAMDKLGLNDPIARGIGTASSAHGLGTAALSAKEPEALPFCAIAYGLTGIFGSLICSVPAVRQSLTFIAG